A single genomic interval of Flavobacterium sp. N2820 harbors:
- a CDS encoding serpin family protein produces MKYYFYIIILTSLFSCKSDKKTTEVKKLSDYKNTQFIPTLENEISDNKNSIYCASLLFAWDEIRKEINSPLIIPSEFTELNLLNNSESFYNVLENKEYESSAEINENLIIAKAEFDKSLPFEHQLQNLNNKLTFNGQKVAAFGLIGVCTYEQFQSIKIIYYKNDSNFIVKLIPKEKEHEIILFMSEKKFNSISEMNIEIERLTEIGKKEIKNDKINWKYYYKEEDQLIIPKFNFNIKTNYDSLEGKKFSSGNENYNIERAFQRTAFKLDESGAIIESEAEIEVTVEEIEEIEKPKPKKMIFDKPFLILLKRTDAKNPYFGLWSTNSELMIKE; encoded by the coding sequence ATGAAGTACTATTTTTATATAATCATTTTAACCTCTTTATTTAGTTGCAAAAGCGACAAAAAAACTACAGAAGTAAAGAAGCTATCTGATTATAAAAATACGCAGTTTATTCCAACTTTAGAAAATGAAATTTCAGATAATAAAAATTCAATATATTGTGCGTCTTTACTTTTTGCATGGGACGAAATAAGAAAAGAAATTAATTCACCTTTAATTATTCCATCTGAGTTTACAGAACTAAATTTACTTAACAATTCGGAATCATTCTATAATGTTTTAGAAAATAAAGAATATGAGTCTAGTGCTGAAATAAATGAAAATTTAATTATTGCAAAAGCTGAATTTGACAAATCATTACCTTTTGAACACCAACTTCAAAATCTTAATAACAAACTTACTTTTAATGGTCAAAAAGTTGCTGCTTTTGGTTTAATTGGCGTTTGTACTTATGAACAATTTCAAAGCATAAAAATTATATATTATAAAAATGACAGTAACTTTATTGTTAAACTAATCCCTAAAGAAAAAGAACATGAAATAATATTATTCATGTCAGAAAAAAAATTCAACTCAATTTCTGAAATGAATATTGAAATTGAGAGACTAACCGAAATTGGCAAAAAAGAGATAAAAAACGATAAAATAAATTGGAAATATTATTACAAAGAAGAAGATCAATTAATAATTCCTAAATTTAATTTCAATATTAAAACAAACTACGATTCACTAGAAGGTAAGAAATTTAGTTCTGGAAATGAAAATTATAACATAGAAAGAGCATTTCAAAGAACTGCTTTTAAATTAGATGAAAGTGGTGCTATAATTGAAAGTGAAGCTGAAATCGAAGTTACTGTTGAAGAAATTGAAGAAATTGAAAAACCAAAACCTAAAAAAATGATTTTTGATAAACCTTTTTTGATATTATTAAAACGAACTGATGCAAAAAATCCATATTTTGGTCTTTGGAGTACTAATTCTGAATTAATGATAAAAGAATAA
- the gldG gene encoding gliding motility-associated ABC transporter substrate-binding protein GldG, whose product MKENKKAALKQFGIVFLVLIGIHFLSHFFFKRFDLTQDQRYTLSETTLNIIKTVDSPLYIDVYLEGNFPAEFKRLQNETKQLLEEFSAYNSNIVFQFKNPIEKEEIRVEVMKQFYERGMQPLSITVEDKGKQSQEVVFPWAQATYGDKFTKVSLLKNLMGASTEEKVISSVQHLEFGFAEAINKISKEKQKKIAVIKGNGELHDAFIADFVKTVRESYYIGTFTLDSVATQPTQSLAALKKYDLAVIAKPTEAFTESEKQVLDQFIVNGGKTIWLVDAVAADMDSMYNESGTILAAQRELNLTDMFFKYGVRMNPVLVKDEYATPIKIATGNQGSETQFQEYTWKFAPFIYPTSTNPIVKNMEGIKFEFASPIELLKNDIKKTVLLSSSEYSKTVGTPTPISLDMVTEETTPEEYEGKGLLPVAVLLEGKFKSAYQNRVLPFEDKTFQSEGKDNKMIVISDGDVIKNQLDKGAPMELGFDKWTNQLYGNKDFLLNCVNYLLDDNGLINIRSKDVDLPLLNKEEVYKNYTTAQMITVGLPIVLLAIFGFLFTFLRKRKYSR is encoded by the coding sequence ATGAAAGAGAATAAAAAAGCAGCTTTAAAGCAATTCGGAATTGTATTTTTAGTCCTAATCGGAATCCATTTTTTAAGTCACTTCTTTTTCAAACGATTTGACTTAACGCAAGACCAACGCTATACGTTATCAGAAACGACGCTAAACATCATCAAAACTGTAGATAGTCCGTTGTATATTGATGTCTATTTAGAAGGTAATTTCCCTGCAGAATTTAAGCGTTTGCAGAATGAAACCAAGCAACTGTTAGAGGAATTTTCGGCCTACAATTCCAACATCGTTTTTCAATTTAAAAATCCAATTGAGAAAGAAGAAATACGGGTTGAAGTCATGAAGCAATTTTATGAAAGAGGCATGCAACCACTGAGCATTACGGTAGAAGACAAAGGAAAACAATCGCAAGAAGTTGTTTTTCCATGGGCACAAGCTACGTATGGCGATAAATTTACAAAAGTGAGTTTGCTAAAAAACCTGATGGGTGCTTCCACTGAAGAAAAAGTCATCAGTTCGGTACAACATTTAGAATTTGGTTTTGCCGAAGCCATCAATAAAATTTCGAAAGAGAAACAAAAGAAAATTGCCGTTATCAAAGGAAATGGGGAGTTACATGATGCTTTTATAGCTGATTTTGTAAAAACGGTTCGGGAGAGTTACTACATTGGAACGTTTACTTTAGATTCTGTTGCCACACAACCTACTCAAAGTTTGGCTGCATTGAAGAAATACGATTTGGCCGTAATTGCCAAACCTACTGAAGCCTTTACGGAATCGGAAAAACAAGTCCTTGATCAATTTATTGTCAACGGTGGAAAAACCATTTGGTTGGTAGATGCCGTTGCTGCAGATATGGATAGTATGTACAACGAATCGGGAACGATTTTGGCGGCACAACGCGAATTGAATTTAACCGATATGTTCTTTAAATATGGGGTGCGTATGAATCCGGTATTGGTTAAAGATGAATATGCTACGCCTATAAAAATTGCGACCGGAAATCAAGGAAGCGAAACCCAATTTCAGGAATATACTTGGAAATTTGCGCCTTTTATTTATCCAACCTCAACCAATCCTATTGTTAAAAATATGGAAGGGATTAAGTTTGAATTTGCTTCACCGATCGAATTGTTAAAGAATGACATCAAGAAAACCGTGCTTTTGAGTTCGTCTGAGTATTCAAAAACCGTTGGAACGCCTACGCCTATTTCGTTAGATATGGTCACCGAAGAAACTACGCCAGAAGAATACGAAGGCAAAGGTTTGCTACCCGTAGCAGTACTTTTGGAAGGAAAATTCAAATCGGCTTACCAAAACAGAGTTTTGCCTTTTGAAGATAAAACATTTCAATCGGAAGGAAAAGACAATAAAATGATTGTGATTTCTGATGGTGACGTCATTAAAAACCAATTGGACAAAGGAGCGCCAATGGAATTAGGCTTTGATAAATGGACCAATCAATTATACGGAAATAAAGACTTCTTACTCAATTGTGTGAATTATCTGTTAGACGACAACGGACTTATTAACATCCGAAGTAAAGATGTAGATTTACCTTTATTGAACAAAGAAGAAGTTTATAAAAATTACACGACTGCCCAAATGATAACTGTCGGATTACCAATAGTTCTTTTAGCAATCTTTGGGTTTTTATTTACATTCTTACGCAAAAGAAAATATAGCCGCTAG
- a CDS encoding putative quinol monooxygenase, with amino-acid sequence MFIRIVKMRFQEDKIEAFLNNFEEVKQHIRNFEGNQFLELYQDKNDKRIFFTYSYWENEAALEKYRNSTLFNEVWSYTKTLFSDKPEAWSVDRLVTLE; translated from the coding sequence ATGTTTATACGAATTGTAAAAATGCGCTTCCAAGAAGATAAAATCGAAGCTTTTTTAAATAATTTTGAAGAAGTAAAACAACACATTCGAAATTTTGAAGGCAATCAGTTTTTGGAATTGTACCAAGATAAAAACGACAAACGTATTTTCTTTACTTACAGTTATTGGGAAAACGAAGCTGCATTAGAAAAATATAGAAACTCTACACTATTTAACGAAGTTTGGAGTTATACTAAAACCCTATTCAGCGACAAACCAGAAGCGTGGAGCGTAGACCGATTGGTAACATTAGAATAA
- the dnaN gene encoding DNA polymerase III subunit beta, with protein sequence MKFIVSSSYLLKQLQVLGSVINSSNTLPILDNFLFELDNNQLKVSASDLETTMTATLEIDSTSQGSVAIPAKLLLDILKTFPEQPLTFTVEDNSTVEISSNSGKYAIAYAPGEEFPKAVVLDDPSKTLVPAEVLATAVSKTIFAAGNDDLRPVMSGVFFQFSPEGLIFVATDAHKLVKYARADVKASQVADFIMPKKPLNILKGILGASDAEVSIEYNDSNATFSFENYVLTCRLIDGKYPNYEAVIPKENPNKLLINRVQFLNSVRRVAIFANKTTHQIRLKIAGTELNISAEDIDYSNKADERLTCDYQGDDMQIGFNSRFLTEMLNNLSSDEIQLEMSMPNRAGILTPVDGLDEGETVTMLVMPVMLSN encoded by the coding sequence ATGAAGTTTATAGTATCGAGTTCGTATTTATTAAAACAATTACAAGTTTTAGGAAGTGTTATCAACAGTAGCAATACCTTACCTATTCTTGATAATTTCCTTTTTGAATTAGACAATAACCAATTGAAAGTTTCGGCTTCAGATTTAGAAACCACCATGACGGCTACGTTAGAAATTGATTCTACTAGTCAAGGAAGTGTTGCTATTCCTGCAAAACTTTTGTTAGATATCTTAAAAACCTTTCCAGAACAACCGTTAACTTTTACCGTAGAAGACAATTCGACTGTAGAAATTAGTTCTAACTCTGGAAAATATGCGATTGCTTATGCACCAGGAGAAGAATTCCCTAAAGCTGTAGTTTTAGATGATCCTTCAAAAACACTAGTGCCAGCAGAAGTATTAGCAACTGCGGTGAGCAAAACCATTTTTGCGGCTGGAAACGATGATTTACGCCCTGTAATGAGTGGTGTGTTCTTCCAATTTTCACCAGAAGGTTTAATCTTCGTAGCAACTGACGCCCACAAATTAGTGAAATATGCACGCGCTGATGTGAAAGCTTCTCAAGTGGCTGATTTTATTATGCCAAAGAAACCTTTAAACATTTTAAAAGGAATTTTAGGTGCTTCGGATGCAGAAGTTTCAATCGAATACAACGATTCTAATGCAACGTTCTCTTTTGAGAATTATGTATTGACTTGTCGTTTAATTGATGGAAAATATCCAAACTACGAAGCGGTTATTCCAAAAGAAAATCCAAACAAATTATTAATCAACAGAGTTCAGTTTTTAAACTCGGTTCGTCGTGTGGCTATCTTTGCTAACAAAACTACGCACCAAATTCGTTTAAAAATTGCAGGAACCGAATTGAATATATCGGCAGAAGATATCGATTATTCAAACAAAGCTGACGAGCGTTTGACTTGTGATTACCAAGGAGACGATATGCAAATTGGGTTCAACTCGCGTTTCTTAACTGAAATGTTGAATAATTTATCCAGTGATGAAATCCAATTAGAAATGTCGATGCCAAACCGTGCTGGAATTTTAACTCCAGTTGACGGCTTAGACGAAGGCGAAACAGTTACAATGCTTGTAATGCCTGTAATGTTGAGCAACTAA
- the gldF gene encoding gliding motility-associated ABC transporter permease subunit GldF, which yields MKALLLREIKSFFGSPIGYLVIAIFLLLNGLFLWVFEGEFNILNSGFADMGPFFKLAPWILIFLIPAVTMRSFSDEKKQGTIELLFTKPLSNWDIVNGKFLGAFILIVLAIVPTIIYVLTISHFGNPQGNIDMGSTLGSYFGLLFLIAAYTAIGVFTSTLSDNQIVAFILAVFCCFFFYFGFDGIASFLGSYSSIFASLGMDYHFKSMSRGVLDTRDIIYFISVTFLFLSATVYQLKSLKW from the coding sequence ATGAAAGCATTATTATTACGAGAAATTAAATCCTTCTTTGGTTCGCCAATAGGTTATTTAGTTATCGCTATTTTTCTTTTACTCAACGGCTTATTTCTTTGGGTTTTTGAAGGCGAATTCAACATATTAAACTCGGGTTTTGCCGATATGGGTCCGTTTTTCAAATTAGCCCCATGGATTTTGATTTTCTTAATTCCTGCCGTAACCATGCGCAGTTTTTCCGATGAAAAAAAGCAAGGAACAATCGAATTGTTGTTTACCAAACCGCTTTCGAATTGGGACATCGTCAACGGAAAATTCCTTGGCGCATTCATCCTAATTGTTTTGGCTATTGTTCCAACGATTATTTATGTGCTAACGATTTCACACTTTGGAAATCCGCAAGGCAACATTGATATGGGAAGTACTTTGGGTTCGTATTTTGGATTGTTATTTTTAATTGCGGCTTACACGGCAATTGGCGTTTTTACATCCACCTTATCCGACAATCAAATTGTGGCGTTCATTTTAGCCGTTTTTTGTTGTTTCTTTTTCTATTTTGGCTTTGATGGTATTGCTTCTTTTTTAGGAAGTTATAGCTCAATTTTTGCTTCATTAGGAATGGATTATCACTTTAAAAGTATGAGTCGTGGTGTGTTAGACACACGTGATATTATTTATTTCATTAGTGTTACGTTTCTTTTTTTATCAGCAACTGTTTATCAACTTAAATCTTTGAAATGGTAA